In a single window of the Microbacterium sp. SL75 genome:
- a CDS encoding ATP-dependent DNA ligase — translation MLFGDIETALAAVTNTRSRLAKVAALAALVRGLDPDEIEPAVGLLTASPRQGRLGVGWRTLSAHDGGHADEPSLTIGDVDAAFTRLTAVGGAGSGAERTRLLDELAERATAREWHLLIRIMTGELRTGALEGVLLDAVARASDRDVALVRRAAMLSGDLGSTTRIALTAPAADLAAVGLVVGRGVQPMLASTATSVAEAMAVTGRASVEYKLDGARVQVHRHGDEVHVFTRTLADITHRVPEIVEVALSLSVHDVILDGETLSLDEDGGPRPFQDTMARFGAESAREIALRPWFFDIMHVDGRDLVDEPLAARLDELERVAGEHRIPAVLTDDAEVADAFARDALAAGHEGVMVKGLDDAYTAGRRGKSWLKVKPVHTFDFVVLGVEYGSGRRSGWLSNLHLGARDPEGRFGEPGGFVMVGKTFKGLTDELLQWQTAHFAERQTGEVAGGLRVAPDTVVEIAIDGVQRSVRYPGGVALRFARVKTYRSDKTAAEADTIDTLRALLPGGEAATKG, via the coding sequence ATGCTCTTCGGCGATATCGAGACCGCGCTCGCGGCGGTGACGAACACGCGTTCTCGACTCGCGAAGGTCGCCGCCCTCGCCGCGCTGGTGCGCGGGCTGGACCCGGACGAGATCGAACCGGCGGTGGGGCTGCTCACCGCGTCACCGCGGCAGGGCCGCCTCGGGGTGGGCTGGCGCACGCTCTCGGCGCACGACGGCGGTCACGCAGATGAACCGAGCCTGACGATCGGCGACGTCGACGCGGCTTTCACGCGGCTGACCGCGGTCGGCGGCGCCGGGTCGGGGGCGGAGCGCACGCGCCTGCTCGACGAGCTCGCCGAGCGCGCGACGGCGCGGGAGTGGCATCTGCTGATCCGGATCATGACGGGCGAGCTGCGCACCGGCGCCCTCGAGGGGGTGCTGCTGGATGCCGTGGCCCGAGCCTCGGATCGCGACGTCGCTCTGGTTCGTCGCGCAGCCATGCTGTCGGGCGACCTGGGCTCGACGACGCGCATCGCGCTGACCGCCCCCGCCGCCGATCTCGCGGCGGTCGGACTCGTGGTGGGTCGCGGCGTGCAGCCGATGCTCGCCTCGACCGCGACGAGTGTCGCGGAGGCGATGGCGGTGACGGGGCGTGCGTCCGTGGAGTACAAGCTCGACGGGGCCAGAGTCCAGGTGCATCGGCACGGTGACGAGGTCCACGTCTTCACCCGCACGCTGGCGGACATCACCCATCGCGTTCCGGAGATCGTCGAGGTCGCCCTCTCGCTCTCCGTCCACGACGTCATCCTCGACGGAGAGACCCTCTCGCTCGACGAGGACGGCGGACCCCGGCCGTTCCAAGACACCATGGCGCGCTTCGGCGCCGAGTCGGCGCGCGAGATCGCCCTCCGGCCCTGGTTCTTCGACATCATGCACGTCGACGGTCGTGACCTCGTCGACGAACCGCTCGCCGCGCGCCTCGACGAACTCGAGAGGGTCGCGGGAGAGCACCGCATCCCCGCCGTTCTGACCGACGACGCGGAAGTCGCCGACGCCTTCGCGCGCGACGCTCTCGCCGCCGGTCACGAGGGCGTGATGGTCAAGGGGCTCGACGACGCCTACACCGCGGGGCGCCGCGGCAAGAGCTGGCTCAAGGTGAAGCCGGTGCACACGTTCGACTTCGTCGTCCTCGGCGTCGAGTACGGTTCGGGGCGACGTTCGGGATGGCTGTCCAACCTGCATCTCGGCGCGCGCGATCCCGAGGGGCGTTTCGGCGAACCCGGCGGCTTCGTAATGGTCGGCAAGACCTTCAAGGGTCTGACCGACGAGCTGCTGCAGTGGCAGACGGCTCACTTCGCCGAGCGGCAGACCGGAGAGGTGGCGGGGGGTCTTCGCGTGGCACCCGACACCGTCGTCGAGATCGCCATCGACGGGGTGCAGCGGTCGGTGCGGTACCCGGGCGGCGTGGCGCTGCGCTTCGCCCGGGTGAAGACCTACCGTTCGGACAAGACCGCGGCCGAGGCCGACACGATCGACACCCTGCGCGCGCTGCTGCCCGGCGGCGAAGCAGCGACGAAAGGATGA
- a CDS encoding Gfo/Idh/MocA family protein — MTGLHWGILATGGIAHAFTSDLRTAGLDVTAVGSRRIDSARAFAEQYDIAHAHGSYEELVADPDVDIVYIATPHPGHLDNALLALEHGKHVLVEKPFTLNASEAAQIRDAAAAKGLLAMEAMWTRYLPHMVRIREILAAGTLGEIRVVSADHTQKISTDPAHRLNDLALGGGALLDLGIYPISFAIDVLGLPERITALARLSDAGSDAEVATAFVHSGGALSSTVSSSRGAGLNTAQIVGTEARIEIDGVWYTPTSFRVVSPDGDVIEEFTTEVEGRGMQFQAQAAERFVASGAGPNDILSIDETVAIMGVLDEVRRQIGVVYPGER, encoded by the coding sequence ATGACCGGACTGCACTGGGGCATCCTCGCAACGGGCGGCATCGCGCACGCCTTCACCTCCGACCTGCGCACCGCGGGCCTCGACGTCACCGCCGTCGGCTCGCGCCGCATCGACAGCGCTCGCGCCTTCGCCGAGCAATACGACATCGCGCACGCGCACGGCTCGTACGAAGAGCTCGTCGCCGACCCCGATGTCGACATCGTCTACATCGCGACGCCGCACCCCGGCCACCTCGACAACGCCTTGCTGGCCCTCGAGCACGGCAAGCACGTGCTGGTCGAGAAGCCCTTCACCCTGAACGCCTCCGAGGCGGCGCAGATCCGCGACGCGGCGGCCGCGAAGGGTCTTCTCGCGATGGAGGCGATGTGGACGCGGTACCTGCCGCACATGGTGCGCATCCGCGAGATCCTCGCCGCCGGCACCCTCGGTGAGATCCGGGTGGTCTCGGCCGACCACACCCAGAAGATCTCGACCGACCCGGCTCACCGCCTCAACGACCTCGCACTCGGCGGCGGAGCCCTGCTCGACCTCGGTATCTACCCGATCTCGTTCGCGATAGACGTCCTGGGCCTCCCCGAGCGCATCACCGCTCTCGCGCGGCTTTCCGACGCGGGTAGCGATGCAGAGGTGGCGACCGCGTTCGTGCACTCCGGCGGGGCGCTGTCGAGCACCGTGTCGTCGTCGCGCGGGGCCGGTCTGAACACGGCGCAGATCGTCGGCACCGAGGCCCGCATCGAGATCGACGGCGTCTGGTACACCCCCACGTCGTTCCGCGTCGTCTCCCCCGACGGCGACGTGATCGAGGAGTTCACCACCGAGGTCGAGGGCCGCGGCATGCAGTTCCAGGCGCAGGCGGCAGAGCGCTTCGTCGCGTCCGGAGCCGGGCCGAACGACATCCTGTCGATCGACGAGACGGTCGCGATCATGGGCGTGCTCGACGAGGTGCGACGCCAGATCGGCGTGGTGTACCCCGGCGAGCGATGA
- a CDS encoding M20/M25/M40 family metallo-hydrolase → MTPVERFRELLSIPTVSRVDPGEVDDSAFETFHAALERLYPLVHERLERQVVAGRSLLYRWTGTASDAPLVLLAHQDVVPVDGQEWRHPPFAADLVGEGPDATIHARGAIDDKGALVAILEAVEAALAEGVTPRTDVWLAFGHDEETRGTGAQAMAALLEERGIRPALVLDEGGAVVEGAVPGVAVPTAMIGVAERGAATFELVTREAGGHASTPPRMPATARLARAIDRLRRRPFPRRLVAPVRAMLATAAAHTGEPVSTLFRRTSLSARAVTAALSLLGPETNALVRTTAVVTRLEGSAGENVLATSARASVNVRLLTGDTLADVAIHLRRAVADPLVDIELRHGDDPSPVSPWQGEAWRRLSRAVTDTLGADTVALPYLQLGASDSRFYTGITDAVYRFAPFHLTRAERDALHAPDERIRVDVWLRGIRFYRALLES, encoded by the coding sequence ATGACGCCCGTCGAGCGCTTCCGCGAGCTGCTGTCCATCCCGACGGTGTCGCGGGTCGACCCGGGCGAGGTCGACGACTCGGCCTTCGAGACGTTCCACGCTGCCCTCGAACGGCTGTACCCGCTGGTCCACGAGCGATTGGAGCGACAGGTCGTGGCCGGCCGCTCGTTGCTGTACCGCTGGACGGGAACGGCGAGCGACGCGCCGCTGGTCCTCCTCGCCCATCAGGATGTCGTCCCCGTCGACGGGCAGGAGTGGCGGCATCCGCCTTTCGCCGCCGACCTCGTGGGGGAGGGACCCGACGCGACGATCCACGCGCGCGGGGCGATCGACGACAAGGGCGCTCTCGTCGCCATTCTCGAGGCCGTCGAAGCGGCGCTCGCCGAAGGGGTCACCCCGCGCACCGACGTGTGGCTCGCTTTCGGTCACGACGAAGAGACTCGCGGCACCGGGGCACAGGCCATGGCCGCGCTCCTGGAAGAGCGCGGCATCCGTCCGGCCCTCGTGCTCGACGAGGGGGGAGCGGTCGTCGAGGGCGCCGTTCCCGGGGTCGCCGTGCCCACCGCGATGATCGGCGTCGCCGAGCGCGGCGCCGCGACCTTCGAGCTCGTGACGCGCGAGGCCGGGGGCCACGCCTCGACCCCGCCGCGCATGCCCGCGACGGCCCGACTCGCTCGGGCCATCGATCGCCTCCGGCGTCGTCCGTTCCCGCGTCGGCTCGTCGCTCCCGTCCGGGCGATGCTCGCCACCGCCGCCGCCCACACGGGCGAGCCCGTCTCGACGCTGTTCCGCCGCACCTCGCTGTCGGCTCGCGCGGTGACCGCGGCCCTGTCGCTGCTCGGACCCGAGACCAACGCCCTCGTGCGCACCACCGCCGTCGTCACCCGTCTCGAAGGTTCGGCGGGCGAGAACGTGCTCGCCACCTCGGCGCGGGCGAGCGTGAACGTGCGGCTGCTGACCGGTGACACACTCGCCGACGTCGCGATCCACCTGCGCCGAGCGGTGGCCGACCCGCTCGTCGACATCGAGCTGCGCCACGGCGACGATCCTTCGCCGGTCTCGCCCTGGCAGGGGGAGGCGTGGCGGCGGCTGTCGCGGGCGGTCACCGACACCCTCGGCGCCGACACCGTGGCCCTGCCCTACCTGCAGCTCGGGGCCAGCGACAGCCGGTTCTACACGGGGATCACCGACGCGGTGTACCGCTTCGCGCCGTTCCACCTCACGCGCGCCGAGCGCGATGCGCTGCACGCTCCCGACGAGCGCATCCGAGTGGACGTCTGGCTCCGCGGCATCCGGTTCTATCGGGCACTGCTCGAGTCCTGA
- the mmsA gene encoding multiple monosaccharide ABC transporter ATP-binding protein, which produces MRSITKEFPGVIALADVSLTVERGTVHAICGENGAGKSTLMKVLSGVYPAGDYRGEIVFDGNTVEFKDIRDSEAAGIVIIHQELALSPYLSIAENIFLGNEITHRGLIDWDATNREAAKLLARVGLGDSPDVPVNEIGVGKQQLVEIAKALSKDVKLLILDEPTAALNDDDSEHLLDLIRHLRGQNITCIIISHKLNEIRAIADEVTIIRDGRTIETLDVATGGTSEDRIIRGMVGRELENRYPDRDVEIGDEVLRIEDWNVSHPTDASRVVIHQANLNVRAGEVVGIAGLMGAGRTELAMSVFGKSFGSRISGNVYIRGEKADTSTVPAAIRSGLAYVTEDRKGAGLNLIDTIKRNISIAGMRKLVKGGFVDGDEEYLVANRYRKSMNIKAPSVDVVVGKLSGGNQQKVVLSQWLYSDPEVLILDEPTRGIDVGAKYEIYTIINSLAAQGKGVLVISSELPELLGICDRIYTLSEGHITGQLPIEEATPEALMVLMTKEKEADHVSA; this is translated from the coding sequence ATGCGCTCGATCACCAAGGAGTTCCCCGGCGTCATCGCGCTCGCCGACGTGTCACTGACCGTCGAGCGCGGGACGGTTCACGCCATCTGCGGCGAGAACGGCGCCGGCAAGTCCACCCTCATGAAGGTGCTCAGCGGCGTGTACCCCGCGGGCGACTACCGCGGCGAGATCGTCTTCGACGGCAACACCGTCGAGTTCAAAGACATCCGCGACAGCGAAGCGGCCGGCATCGTCATCATCCACCAGGAGCTGGCCCTTAGCCCCTACCTCTCGATCGCCGAGAACATCTTCCTCGGCAACGAGATCACCCATCGCGGTCTCATCGACTGGGATGCCACGAACCGAGAGGCCGCCAAGCTCCTCGCTCGCGTGGGTCTGGGCGACAGCCCCGACGTCCCCGTCAACGAGATCGGCGTCGGCAAGCAGCAGCTCGTCGAGATCGCCAAGGCGCTGTCGAAGGACGTCAAGCTGCTGATCCTCGACGAGCCGACCGCGGCGCTCAACGACGACGACTCCGAGCACCTGCTCGATCTGATCCGTCACCTGCGCGGCCAGAACATCACCTGCATCATCATCAGCCACAAGCTCAACGAGATCCGTGCGATCGCCGACGAGGTCACCATCATCCGTGACGGTCGTACGATCGAGACCCTCGACGTGGCCACCGGCGGTACGAGCGAAGACCGCATCATCCGCGGGATGGTGGGCCGAGAGCTCGAGAACCGCTACCCCGACCGCGACGTCGAGATCGGCGACGAGGTCCTGCGCATCGAGGACTGGAACGTCAGCCACCCGACCGATGCGAGCCGCGTCGTCATCCACCAGGCGAACCTGAACGTGCGTGCCGGCGAGGTCGTCGGCATCGCCGGTCTCATGGGCGCGGGGCGCACCGAGCTTGCGATGAGCGTCTTCGGCAAGAGCTTCGGCTCGCGCATCTCGGGCAACGTCTACATCCGCGGTGAGAAGGCCGACACCTCGACGGTTCCCGCGGCCATCCGCAGCGGGCTGGCGTACGTTACCGAAGACCGCAAGGGCGCCGGGCTCAACCTCATCGACACGATCAAGCGAAACATCTCGATCGCCGGCATGCGCAAGCTCGTCAAGGGCGGGTTCGTCGACGGGGACGAGGAGTACCTCGTCGCCAACCGCTACCGCAAGTCGATGAACATCAAGGCGCCGAGCGTCGACGTGGTCGTCGGCAAGCTCTCGGGCGGCAACCAGCAGAAGGTCGTCCTGTCGCAGTGGCTGTACTCCGACCCGGAGGTGCTCATCCTCGACGAGCCGACGCGCGGTATCGACGTGGGCGCGAAGTACGAGATCTACACGATCATCAACTCCCTCGCGGCGCAGGGGAAGGGGGTGCTGGTCATCTCCTCGGAGCTGCCGGAGCTCCTCGGCATCTGCGACCGCATCTACACCCTCAGCGAAGGCCACATCACCGGCCAGCTGCCCATCGAAGAGGCCACTCCCGAGGCACTCATGGTGCTCATGACGAAGGAAAAGGAAGCCGACCATGTCAGCGCTTGA
- the chvE gene encoding multiple monosaccharide ABC transporter substrate-binding protein: protein MLKAIAGAGVLALGIGLAGCAGDRTGAGSGDSQEAGGTIGVAMPTQQSERWIADGNNVKSQLEELGYQVDLQYANDDIPTQVSQIENMITTGAKALIVASIDGTTLTDVLQQAKDANIPVIAYDRLINGTENVDYYTTFDNYKVGVQQATSLLTGLGVLDASGKDTGAAGPFNVELFAGSPDDNNATFFWNGAMDTLKPYMDKGVLKVPSGQTEFGQAAILRWLPETAQKRMENILTVIGGTKLDGVLSPYDGLSIGIISALTSGGYAANALPVITGQDAEAGSIKSIIAGEQYSTIFKDTRELAKQAVTMVDDIRKGEKPEVNDEKTYDNGKKVVPSYLLQSTIVTKDNYKEVLVDSGYYTEADLG, encoded by the coding sequence ATGCTCAAGGCGATCGCGGGAGCGGGCGTCCTCGCGCTCGGCATCGGCCTCGCCGGTTGCGCGGGAGACCGCACCGGCGCCGGCAGCGGAGACTCGCAGGAAGCCGGTGGCACCATCGGCGTCGCCATGCCGACGCAGCAGTCGGAGCGGTGGATCGCCGACGGCAACAACGTCAAGTCGCAGCTCGAGGAGCTCGGCTACCAGGTCGACCTGCAGTACGCCAACGACGACATCCCCACCCAGGTCTCGCAGATCGAGAACATGATCACCACGGGCGCCAAGGCCCTGATCGTCGCCTCGATCGACGGCACCACGCTCACCGACGTGCTGCAGCAGGCCAAGGACGCGAACATCCCCGTCATCGCGTACGACCGCCTCATCAACGGCACCGAGAACGTCGACTACTACACGACGTTCGACAACTACAAGGTCGGCGTCCAGCAGGCCACCTCGCTCCTGACCGGCCTGGGCGTCCTCGACGCGTCGGGCAAGGACACCGGCGCCGCCGGCCCCTTCAACGTCGAGCTGTTCGCGGGCAGCCCCGACGACAACAACGCCACGTTCTTCTGGAACGGCGCCATGGACACCCTCAAGCCCTACATGGACAAGGGCGTGCTGAAGGTTCCCTCCGGCCAGACCGAGTTCGGCCAGGCGGCCATCCTCCGCTGGCTGCCCGAGACGGCGCAGAAGCGCATGGAGAACATCCTCACCGTCATCGGCGGCACCAAGCTCGACGGCGTCCTCTCGCCCTACGACGGTCTGTCGATCGGCATCATCTCGGCCCTGACCTCGGGCGGCTACGCCGCCAACGCCCTCCCCGTCATCACGGGTCAGGACGCCGAGGCCGGCTCGATCAAGTCGATCATCGCCGGTGAGCAGTACTCGACGATCTTCAAGGACACGCGCGAGCTGGCGAAGCAGGCCGTGACCATGGTCGACGACATCCGCAAGGGCGAGAAGCCCGAGGTCAACGACGAGAAGACCTACGACAACGGCAAGAAGGTCGTTCCCTCGTACCTCCTGCAGTCGACGATCGTCACGAAGGACAACTACAAGGAAGTCCTCGTCGACAGCGGTTACTACACCGAGGCCGACCTGGGTTGA
- a CDS encoding NYN domain-containing protein: MPDTQTARVAVYLDFDNIVMSWYDRVHGRNAYSRDRQKIAENPIDPEIAERLTKATIDVGAVIDYAASFGTLVLTRAYADWSSPVNAEYRSQLVARAVDLVQLFPAAAYAKNGADIRLAVDAVEDMFRLPDLSHVVVVAGDSDYVPLAQRCKRLGRYVVGVGVAGSTAKSLAAACDRFDAYDSLPGIPNLAETKKDPAPSRPRARKRSKDPAVDLLERAMQLEAERADGEWLHASAVKDLMKRLDPSFSEKALGFRSFSDFLKAQTDHVEVDEESNVVQVKAVSRG, encoded by the coding sequence ATGCCCGACACCCAGACCGCCCGCGTCGCCGTCTACCTCGACTTCGACAACATCGTGATGTCCTGGTACGACCGCGTGCACGGCCGGAACGCCTACTCGCGGGATCGGCAGAAGATCGCCGAGAATCCGATCGACCCCGAGATCGCCGAGCGCCTGACCAAGGCGACCATCGACGTCGGCGCGGTGATCGACTACGCCGCATCGTTCGGCACGCTGGTGCTGACCCGCGCGTACGCCGACTGGTCGTCACCGGTCAACGCCGAGTACCGCTCGCAGCTCGTGGCTCGCGCGGTCGACCTCGTGCAGCTCTTCCCGGCCGCGGCCTACGCCAAGAACGGCGCCGACATCCGTCTCGCGGTGGACGCCGTCGAAGACATGTTTCGCCTCCCCGACCTGTCGCACGTGGTCGTCGTCGCCGGAGACAGCGACTACGTGCCGCTCGCTCAGCGGTGCAAGCGGCTCGGCCGGTATGTCGTCGGGGTCGGCGTGGCCGGGTCCACGGCGAAGTCGCTCGCCGCCGCGTGCGACCGTTTCGACGCCTACGACTCCCTCCCCGGCATCCCGAATCTCGCCGAGACGAAGAAGGATCCCGCCCCGTCGCGGCCCCGCGCGCGCAAGCGCTCGAAAGATCCCGCGGTCGACCTGCTCGAGCGCGCGATGCAACTCGAGGCGGAGCGCGCCGACGGCGAGTGGCTCCACGCGTCGGCGGTGAAGGATCTCATGAAGCGTCTGGATCCGTCGTTCAGCGAGAAGGCGCTCGGGTTCCGCAGCTTCTCGGACTTCCTCAAGGCGCAGACCGATCACGTCGAGGTCGACGAGGAGTCGAACGTCGTGCAGGTGAAGGCGGTCTCGCGGGGCTGA
- a CDS encoding LacI family DNA-binding transcriptional regulator, translating into MSDTDIPEATGRAPSIRDVARLAGVSYQTVSRVINNSTQLRPETAAKVRSAIAELKFVPNQAARALATSRSRLIGVLGPRATTHGTASMVQAIESAARAAGYRLTVTNLATSAPDDVRSSIDHLMQQSIEGLIAVAPQTRVVPILDELKLPVPVQIVTSTDTSTTHNDQSAGARAAVRHLIKLGHSRILHLAGPRDWVEADHRMRGYLAEMDANDLSPRPPVLGDWTAQFGFEAGLELLRTEDATAVFAGNDHMALGFMHAVRAIGRSVPEDISVVGFDDVPESAHLWPPLTTVRQDFVGIGTRAVADLLASLGEVNDDKPVVEPDHLRLIVRASTAAPRA; encoded by the coding sequence ATGAGCGACACCGATATTCCGGAGGCGACGGGGCGCGCCCCGAGCATCCGCGACGTCGCGCGGCTCGCGGGGGTGTCGTATCAGACCGTCTCTCGTGTGATCAACAACAGCACGCAGCTGCGTCCCGAGACCGCGGCCAAGGTGCGATCCGCGATCGCCGAGCTGAAGTTCGTGCCCAACCAGGCCGCTCGTGCCCTCGCCACCAGCCGCTCGCGCCTGATCGGCGTCCTGGGGCCGCGCGCCACCACCCACGGCACCGCATCAATGGTGCAGGCCATCGAATCCGCCGCTCGCGCCGCCGGTTACCGTCTCACCGTCACCAACCTCGCCACGAGCGCCCCCGACGATGTCCGCTCGTCGATCGACCACCTCATGCAGCAGTCGATCGAGGGGCTCATCGCGGTGGCTCCGCAGACCCGGGTCGTCCCGATCCTCGACGAGCTGAAGCTTCCGGTGCCGGTGCAGATCGTCACCTCGACGGACACCTCCACCACGCACAACGACCAGAGCGCGGGGGCACGCGCCGCCGTCCGCCACCTCATCAAGCTCGGGCACTCGCGCATCCTCCACCTCGCCGGTCCGCGTGACTGGGTCGAGGCCGATCACCGTATGCGGGGGTATCTCGCGGAGATGGATGCCAACGACCTGTCGCCGCGACCGCCCGTCCTCGGCGATTGGACGGCGCAGTTCGGCTTCGAGGCGGGGCTGGAGCTTCTGCGCACCGAGGATGCCACCGCGGTGTTCGCGGGCAACGACCATATGGCGCTCGGGTTCATGCATGCCGTGCGAGCCATAGGTCGTTCGGTCCCCGAGGACATCTCCGTCGTCGGTTTCGACGACGTCCCCGAATCCGCGCATCTCTGGCCCCCGCTCACCACGGTGCGCCAGGACTTCGTGGGCATCGGCACGCGCGCGGTCGCCGACCTCCTGGCATCCCTCGGCGAGGTGAACGACGACAAGCCGGTGGTCGAACCCGACCATCTGCGTCTTATCGTGCGGGCATCGACGGCCGCACCCCGGGCGTGA
- a CDS encoding RecQ family ATP-dependent DNA helicase, whose amino-acid sequence MNAPATLEQSARTAREVFGWDDLLPGQAEAIDAVVSGRDTLVVFPTGAGKSAVYQIAGCELGGTTVVLSPLLALQRDQIDSIDAAPDAPAAVALNSRTGAAAKKKAWAAIEGPDSVYAFLAPEQLANDEVFDRLSKADVRLVVIDEAHCVSAWGHDFRPDYARIGDAIEALGHPPVLALTATASAPVRDDIVESLGMREPHLEVRGMDRPEIHMAVRRHEHDADKRRAVIADVQDAGGPALLYVATRKGTDSYAEELRELGLRAAAYHGAMAQKKRDEVHSAWSAGELDVVVATSAFGMGVDKSDVRLVVHADVTESLDSYAQEIGRAARDGQPARAILHYRAEDFSLRSFFAGGHTKRADIAGVWDVLQRMKKPVRARDIADESGRSVRAIGRVLNQLVACELAVSGPEGVSAQAKVSAGDAVSAVRERDEAEERIRASRIEIMRGYAETTHCRRRALLEYFGVETAAQCGSCDRCDAGTAATVDERDETSDDDGIRIDSTVEHGEFGTGTVMAIEDDRLTVFFADHGYKVLARAAFEKGILELGEAA is encoded by the coding sequence GTGAACGCTCCCGCCACACTCGAACAGTCCGCCCGCACCGCCCGTGAGGTGTTCGGATGGGACGACCTGCTGCCGGGTCAGGCCGAGGCGATCGACGCGGTCGTGAGCGGTCGCGACACCCTCGTCGTCTTCCCCACCGGCGCAGGAAAGTCGGCCGTCTACCAGATCGCCGGCTGCGAGCTCGGGGGGACGACGGTGGTCCTCTCTCCCCTGCTCGCCCTGCAGCGCGACCAGATCGACTCGATCGACGCCGCCCCCGACGCCCCCGCGGCCGTCGCCCTCAACTCCCGCACCGGTGCCGCCGCCAAGAAGAAGGCCTGGGCGGCGATCGAGGGCCCCGACTCGGTGTACGCGTTCCTCGCACCCGAGCAGCTCGCCAACGACGAGGTCTTCGATCGACTCTCGAAAGCCGACGTGCGCCTCGTCGTCATCGACGAAGCGCACTGCGTGTCGGCGTGGGGCCACGATTTCCGTCCCGACTACGCGCGCATCGGCGACGCCATCGAGGCGCTCGGTCACCCCCCGGTGCTGGCGTTGACGGCCACGGCATCCGCTCCCGTCCGAGACGACATCGTCGAAAGCCTCGGCATGCGCGAGCCTCACCTCGAGGTGCGCGGCATGGATCGCCCCGAGATCCACATGGCGGTCCGGCGGCACGAGCACGACGCCGACAAGCGCCGCGCCGTCATCGCGGACGTCCAGGATGCCGGCGGCCCGGCGTTGCTGTACGTGGCGACGCGCAAGGGCACCGACTCGTATGCCGAGGAACTGCGTGAGCTCGGCCTGCGAGCTGCGGCGTACCACGGTGCGATGGCGCAGAAGAAGCGCGACGAGGTGCACTCCGCCTGGAGCGCAGGCGAACTCGACGTGGTCGTGGCGACCTCCGCGTTCGGCATGGGCGTCGACAAGAGCGACGTTCGTCTGGTCGTGCACGCCGACGTGACCGAGTCCCTCGACTCCTACGCGCAGGAGATCGGCCGAGCGGCACGCGACGGGCAACCCGCGCGGGCGATCCTGCACTACCGCGCCGAGGATTTCTCGCTGCGCTCCTTCTTCGCGGGCGGTCACACCAAGCGCGCCGACATCGCGGGGGTGTGGGACGTGCTCCAGCGGATGAAGAAGCCGGTGCGCGCGAGGGACATCGCCGACGAGAGCGGACGCTCGGTCAGGGCGATCGGCCGGGTGCTCAATCAGCTCGTGGCGTGCGAGCTCGCCGTCTCGGGCCCCGAGGGGGTCTCGGCGCAAGCGAAGGTATCGGCGGGCGACGCGGTCAGCGCCGTGCGCGAGCGCGACGAGGCCGAGGAGCGCATTCGAGCTTCGCGCATCGAGATCATGCGCGGGTACGCCGAGACCACGCACTGCCGCCGGCGGGCGTTGCTCGAGTACTTCGGCGTCGAGACTGCCGCCCAGTGCGGGTCGTGCGATCGGTGCGACGCCGGCACCGCGGCCACGGTCGACGAGCGCGACGAGACGTCCGACGACGACGGCATCCGGATCGACTCGACCGTCGAGCACGGCGAGTTCGGCACCGGCACCGTGATGGCGATCGAGGACGACCGGCTCACGGTGTTCTTCGCCGACCACGGGTACAAGGTGCTCGCTCGCGCGGCGTTCGAGAAGGGCATCCTGGAGCTCGGCGAGGCGGCCTGA